One Vigna unguiculata cultivar IT97K-499-35 chromosome 11, ASM411807v1, whole genome shotgun sequence DNA window includes the following coding sequences:
- the LOC114170190 gene encoding uncharacterized protein LOC114170190, which yields MEKILLATLLFVLVSQGYSQCSLSNIVVTQSAIGRKVLGKTEWTVTITNRCACYQKNVKLNCKGFQTVEAVEASYLKVLGDFCLVSDGQPLFNGAIEFNYAWDTQFPFNPISSDIEC from the exons ATGGAGAAGATTCTTCTTGCAACTCTCTTATTTGTCCTTGTCTCTCAAG GTTATAGTCAATGCTCTTTGAGCAATATCGTTGTAACCCAATCTGCAATCGGAAGAAAAGTGCTTGGAAAGACAGAATGGACTGTGACTATCACAAATCGGTGTGCATGTTATCAAAAGAATGTGAAGTTGAATTGCAAAGGATTTCAAACTGTTGAAGCAGTTGAAGCTTCATATTTGAAAGTTTTAGGTGATTTTTGTCTTGTTAGTGACGGTCAACCTCTGTTTAATGGTGCCATTGAATTCAATTATGCTTGGGACACTCAATTTCCATTCAATCCCATTTCCTCAGATATTGAGTGTTAA